A portion of the Eubacterium maltosivorans genome contains these proteins:
- a CDS encoding D-Ala-D-Ala carboxypeptidase family metallohydrolase gives MSFFQQHGYFVNLDYGAGLEVDGIWGSASNTTFGSHNVREGETQYMVTALEILLLLKGYDPGGVECPGVFGGGLGNCVESYQGDNGLGVDRIAGREVFLHLMDVEAQPVIDVTDLPNFGPDEFKCECGCGGDIKPELKVMIQKLRDYLGDPVTITSGFRCAYQNAKDGGVPDSLHMDGEACDLYCSGHSVDEVANAALAVGIPGVIRYYSSQFVHVQLWPRDTVGD, from the coding sequence GTGTCTTTTTTTCAACAACATGGATACTTCGTCAACCTGGATTACGGCGCAGGTCTGGAGGTGGATGGCATCTGGGGCAGCGCCAGCAATACCACCTTTGGCAGCCACAACGTCCGAGAAGGTGAAACCCAGTACATGGTCACCGCTCTGGAAATTCTACTGCTGCTTAAGGGGTATGATCCGGGCGGTGTCGAGTGTCCGGGAGTCTTTGGCGGCGGCCTGGGGAACTGCGTGGAAAGCTACCAGGGTGACAACGGCCTGGGGGTGGACCGGATCGCAGGCCGGGAAGTATTCCTTCACCTGATGGATGTAGAGGCCCAGCCTGTTATAGATGTGACCGATTTGCCAAACTTCGGACCCGATGAGTTCAAGTGCGAGTGCGGGTGCGGCGGGGACATCAAACCAGAATTAAAAGTCATGATCCAGAAGCTTCGGGACTACCTGGGCGATCCAGTGACCATTACCTCTGGTTTCCGTTGCGCTTACCAGAACGCCAAAGATGGCGGCGTTCCAGACAGCCTGCATATGGACGGAGAAGCTTGTGACCTGTACTGCTCCGGACATTCAGTGGATGAGGTGGCAAATGCCGCCCTGGCCGTTGGAATCCCAGGCGTGATCCGGTATTATTCCAGCCAATTTGTACATGTGCAGCTGTGGCCACGGGATACCGTTGGGGATTAA
- a CDS encoding DUF4190 domain-containing protein, with protein sequence MDYYYDYYDFGDSFYNYDALGAFIGIIIVICLCILIFACVFAIIAYIFKGISLYTLAKKRNLRYPWIAWIPMANQYLLGALINDQVSIGSLHIPYAAVILPLLSGVVILLSNTMTQIPFVGWIFLFVACILTAIYEYSAYYWLYRIYNPKNTTLYLVLSIIFPVTIPFFWFSLRDKAPDYTDIPMTKPCSQNPRAILSFCLGVLSMLSSLAGGGFWIGVCAIIFGILSYQELKRENAPAQFAILGIIFGALGIIMIFVLPVIGLAVFQGHSLINRITNSLYTNTTRYPFL encoded by the coding sequence ATGGATTACTATTATGATTATTACGATTTCGGTGATTCTTTTTACAATTATGACGCCCTGGGTGCTTTCATTGGCATTATTATTGTAATCTGTCTCTGTATTTTGATATTTGCATGTGTTTTTGCCATTATCGCCTATATTTTTAAAGGTATAAGCCTCTACACACTTGCCAAAAAAAGAAATCTGCGCTATCCGTGGATTGCCTGGATTCCAATGGCCAACCAATATTTATTAGGCGCGCTGATTAACGACCAAGTATCCATCGGTTCACTTCATATTCCATATGCTGCTGTGATACTGCCGCTTTTATCTGGTGTTGTCATACTTTTAAGCAATACAATGACACAGATTCCTTTTGTTGGATGGATTTTTCTGTTTGTTGCCTGTATTCTGACCGCTATCTACGAATACTCAGCTTATTACTGGCTTTACCGCATTTATAACCCCAAAAACACAACTCTTTATCTGGTGCTGAGTATCATTTTCCCAGTCACCATTCCGTTTTTCTGGTTCTCTTTAAGAGATAAAGCCCCAGATTACACTGATATTCCCATGACAAAACCCTGCTCTCAAAATCCCCGGGCCATTTTGTCATTTTGTCTCGGCGTTCTTTCAATGCTTTCCAGCCTTGCCGGTGGCGGTTTTTGGATTGGTGTCTGCGCCATCATTTTCGGTATCCTATCTTATCAGGAATTAAAAAGGGAAAATGCCCCTGCTCAGTTTGCCATTCTTGGTATTATTTTTGGCGCACTTGGTATCATCATGATCTTTGTGCTTCCAGTAATCGGTCTGGCTGTTTTTCAAGGGCACAGTTTAATTAACAGGATTACCAACAGCCTGTATACCAATACCACCCGTTACCCATTTTTATAG
- a CDS encoding lipocalin family protein, translated as MPVKQYTEYEKQTNGDWTEQNPKTNASMVAGLELESFSVTKAVSSDTLVYDAFMIKPLGVCVINFDLRAINAKPAQEHNHYFTVPEKYRPSLQVFNAGVGGVYGWIQIRIDPDGKVYGWGKEGATTPRGTLIYRV; from the coding sequence ATGCCAGTTAAACAGTACACCGAATATGAAAAACAGACAAACGGAGACTGGACAGAGCAGAATCCGAAAACCAACGCCTCAATGGTAGCAGGTCTGGAACTGGAATCTTTCAGTGTCACAAAAGCCGTTTCATCGGATACCTTGGTCTATGACGCTTTTATGATTAAACCTCTGGGTGTTTGTGTCATTAATTTTGACCTTCGTGCGATCAACGCAAAGCCTGCTCAGGAGCATAACCATTACTTTACCGTCCCTGAAAAGTACCGCCCAAGCCTTCAAGTTTTTAATGCTGGTGTTGGCGGTGTCTACGGTTGGATACAGATCCGCATTGATCCCGATGGCAAGGTTTATGGTTGGGGAAAAGAAGGGGCTACCACACCGCGTGGCACCTTAATTTACAGAGTTTAA
- a CDS encoding GH25 family lysozyme, with the protein MLNGIDISAWQRGIDTAVIPADFVIVKATEGLDYVNGDCDRAYQQAKAAGKKLGVYHFADGNSSGTAEADFFVDNVAGYIGEAVLVLDWETHTVTRGPGYAKEFLDRVQARTGIKPMIYMSGSVVNEWDWSAVVAGDYGLWVAYYSTDSCDGYWPDAPMYPISDWADAAMLQYTSSGYLPGWGDPLDLNVFYGDHAAWDAYAGGGTGVAPQPQPAPAPEAQENAQNTTTYIVQSGDTLSGIADRYGTTYQHLAAINGITDPDLIYPGDVIVIDGVASGNGQTYTIQSGDTLSGIAGRFGTSVSHLTILNGIENPDLIYAGDTIRIN; encoded by the coding sequence ATGTTAAACGGTATTGATATCAGCGCATGGCAGCGAGGGATTGACACGGCGGTCATCCCTGCGGATTTTGTGATTGTAAAAGCCACGGAAGGGCTTGACTATGTGAATGGCGACTGTGACCGCGCTTACCAGCAGGCCAAAGCGGCCGGTAAAAAGCTGGGGGTGTACCACTTCGCGGACGGGAACAGCTCTGGGACAGCTGAAGCAGATTTCTTTGTGGACAATGTGGCTGGCTATATCGGGGAAGCGGTTCTTGTTTTGGACTGGGAAACCCATACGGTTACTCGCGGGCCGGGATACGCCAAAGAGTTCTTGGACAGAGTACAGGCCCGGACGGGTATTAAGCCCATGATTTACATGTCCGGATCCGTGGTCAACGAGTGGGATTGGAGCGCCGTTGTAGCGGGAGATTATGGCTTGTGGGTGGCCTATTACAGTACCGACAGCTGCGATGGCTACTGGCCGGACGCGCCCATGTACCCCATTTCGGATTGGGCGGATGCCGCCATGCTACAGTACACTTCCAGCGGCTATCTACCTGGTTGGGGTGATCCCTTAGACTTAAACGTCTTTTACGGCGATCACGCTGCCTGGGACGCTTACGCAGGTGGGGGAACGGGTGTAGCACCACAGCCACAGCCAGCACCGGCACCAGAAGCGCAGGAAAACGCCCAGAATACGACTACCTATATTGTTCAGAGTGGAGATACCCTATCCGGTATTGCGGACCGATACGGAACCACCTACCAGCATTTAGCGGCGATCAACGGCATCACTGATCCGGATTTGATTTATCCGGGTGATGTGATTGTGATCGATGGGGTGGCGTCTGGCAATGGGCAGACTTATACGATTCAGAGCGGCGATACGCTTTCTGGTATTGCTGGAAGGTTTGGCACCAGTGTAAGTCATCTAACCATATTAAATGGGATTGAAAACCCGGATTTGATTTATGCTGGGGATACAATCAGAATTAATTAG
- a CDS encoding acyltransferase family protein, producing the protein MDKSENKSLFFFKALACFCVVTIHFRLPGKFGELFFVFSRFAVPFFFMISGYFSFFENKDKGIIVINRRIKKVLFLTAISFFFYFFVNISVKLYEGSFPIWVNTYFLNVKSYIYLFVFNWTTPIIGVGSIWYLFAILYVYIIYKIILKHNLHKIFYVLTPVILGIVLIVEYLQFKKVININEVYYRNFLLTGLPFFMLGNMLRANLKSREKYKKYMPLLIVMVVILLVLTINEYKVFGTSFSFYFSSILWGLEFFIISIMHPSIFDFKYPCIIGKMYSTDIYIIHYFFIILFNLFLVKFQIIYKFGAIFIFLLSLIASIGFNKFMELRKKRIEI; encoded by the coding sequence ATGGATAAATCTGAAAATAAAAGTTTATTCTTTTTTAAAGCTTTGGCATGTTTTTGCGTTGTTACAATTCATTTTCGTTTACCTGGCAAATTTGGAGAATTATTTTTTGTATTCTCAAGATTTGCTGTCCCTTTTTTCTTTATGATATCTGGCTATTTTAGTTTTTTTGAAAATAAAGACAAGGGAATTATTGTTATAAATAGGCGAATTAAAAAGGTGCTATTTTTGACAGCGATTAGTTTTTTCTTTTATTTCTTTGTGAATATAAGTGTAAAATTATATGAAGGTTCATTTCCGATCTGGGTAAACACTTATTTTTTAAATGTAAAAAGTTATATATATTTATTTGTTTTTAATTGGACAACTCCTATTATAGGCGTTGGGAGTATCTGGTATTTATTCGCAATACTTTATGTATATATAATATATAAAATTATTCTTAAGCATAATTTACATAAGATTTTTTATGTTTTGACACCTGTGATTTTGGGGATTGTTCTGATTGTTGAGTACCTACAATTCAAAAAAGTAATTAATATAAATGAGGTATATTACCGGAATTTTTTGTTAACGGGTTTGCCGTTTTTTATGCTTGGAAATATGTTGAGAGCAAATTTAAAAAGCAGAGAAAAATATAAAAAATACATGCCGTTGCTTATTGTCATGGTAGTTATTCTTTTAGTGCTAACAATAAATGAATACAAAGTCTTTGGTACATCATTTAGTTTTTATTTTAGTTCAATCCTATGGGGACTAGAATTTTTTATCATTTCGATCATGCACCCTAGCATATTTGATTTTAAATATCCCTGTATAATTGGAAAGATGTACTCAACCGATATTTATATTATACATTATTTTTTTATAATTCTTTTTAATCTTTTTTTGGTGAAATTTCAAATAATTTATAAATTTGGAGCTATTTTTATTTTCCTTTTATCTTTAATAGCTAGTATTGGGTTTAACAAATTTATGGAATTAAGAAAAAAACGTATTGAGATATAG
- a CDS encoding DUF1848 domain-containing protein — translation MIISASRRTDIPSFFSEWFIKRLEEKYVYVRSPFNFKLISKISLSPEVIDGIVFWTKNAVPMIPKLNRLGALPFYFHWTVNPYGKDIEPYLPSKNDTLIPGFKRLSDKLGNDRVIWRYNPIVFTGKYTAAYHLYYFEKLSNKLSGYTKRCIVSFLDYYEDTRQNMCGLGLTDKTVMEKIELISKFADIAQKYHISLEICTDSQKPVGIKKACCVDKAIFEKIQGYPISLGKDPGQRSECRCMESIDIGMYNTCGNGCLYCYANHSKGKLLYHQKHHHPDSPLIVGNVEEDDVIKERIVSSDKEHQIRFLIN, via the coding sequence ATGATTATCAGTGCCAGCCGGAGGACAGATATTCCTTCTTTTTTTTCTGAGTGGTTCATTAAAAGGTTGGAAGAGAAATATGTTTATGTTCGAAGTCCTTTTAATTTCAAACTAATTTCGAAAATCAGTCTGTCTCCTGAGGTCATTGACGGAATTGTTTTCTGGACTAAAAATGCTGTTCCGATGATTCCAAAACTTAACAGATTAGGAGCGCTTCCTTTTTATTTTCATTGGACAGTAAATCCTTATGGGAAAGATATTGAGCCATACCTTCCTTCGAAAAATGATACTTTAATTCCAGGATTTAAAAGATTGTCAGATAAACTGGGAAATGACAGAGTGATCTGGCGTTATAATCCAATTGTTTTTACTGGAAAATATACCGCAGCATACCATCTTTACTATTTTGAGAAACTGTCAAATAAATTAAGTGGTTATACGAAGCGTTGTATTGTGAGTTTTTTGGATTACTATGAAGATACAAGACAAAATATGTGTGGTCTCGGACTAACAGACAAAACAGTTATGGAGAAAATAGAGCTGATCAGTAAATTTGCAGATATTGCTCAGAAATACCATATTAGCTTGGAAATCTGTACAGACAGTCAAAAACCAGTAGGGATTAAAAAAGCCTGCTGCGTCGATAAAGCGATTTTTGAGAAGATACAGGGATACCCAATAAGTCTGGGGAAAGACCCAGGACAGAGATCAGAGTGCAGATGCATGGAAAGTATTGATATAGGAATGTATAATACCTGTGGTAACGGCTGTCTTTATTGTTATGCTAACCACAGTAAGGGAAAACTTCTGTATCATCAAAAGCACCACCATCCTGACAGCCCCCTAATTGTTGGTAATGTGGAAGAGGATGATGTTATCAAGGAGAGAATCGTATCGTCCGATAAAGAACACCAGATAAGATTCTTGATCAATTAA
- a CDS encoding phage holin, with the protein MNINWKIRLKSLPFWAGMLSALVVFGQSVVPLFGLTIDFGPIQDAFNAVLMLLAAWGVLVDPTTPKTADSGVSLAKMSIQETAKDVLENKEEK; encoded by the coding sequence ATGAACATTAACTGGAAAATACGATTAAAGAGTTTACCGTTTTGGGCTGGCATGTTGTCGGCCTTGGTTGTTTTCGGGCAAAGCGTTGTGCCGCTGTTTGGCTTGACCATTGACTTTGGCCCGATCCAGGACGCGTTTAATGCAGTATTGATGCTTCTGGCGGCTTGGGGGGTGTTGGTAGACCCGACCACGCCAAAAACGGCGGATAGTGGCGTCAGTCTGGCAAAAATGAGTATTCAGGAAACAGCCAAAGATGTATTAGAAAATAAGGAGGAAAAATAA
- a CDS encoding Gp37-like protein, which yields MPGLQKITSVRFFNKDLEMIGEVRNYTSLIFIRRWETFGEFELHTKIQRPDLFQQGNYIMLDNDPYRSGIILEHNDDTDGYGVNSLEDITIKGFSLLYKLFGRWTIPPPANNGYYIWNSKPVEDIMYDLVRDSAVNPTNNKRKIPHLVLGENKHRGEKLTYQSRLKRVSDELNALSLQSGLGISVKLDAENKLLVFEVLDGIDRSYAEDNPNSYVFSKKNRRVTKRKYSYTAKGMANMAYVAGQGDGEEREIETINDDLTGDDRWETYIDARDVEKESEESESNTTLADRGRVKLAEMSAAESYEFEANPIDYRELWDLGDICTFYDPENGGYMLFEIVTEIREVYEGDAVTVQPTFGHTSASISQSISAANSSGTTERAGLSAKFKVIFTEYAEIQTLVANKADIKDLTAITATVETLRAKTAEIQVLVADKASIGDLNAATARITELETDTADIRKAIIDVAHIGDLTAITADITNLKAGIADIDTAMIGKADIDLANIKNGCITTAMIGTGVIGTTQIADGSITDAKIVGLTANKITAGRLDAAQIEVVNLNAANITVGTINGVQIAPGAITGDKLAQQVNDQITGAASAAQQAQTTADGKNKIYYQNTQPGLTGNKKGDTWFDTANGYKAYVWDGTKWSASPFGSGALSDAVNSSITTAGSNASTALANAAAAKTAADQAAKDAQTAQSNANAAKTASDQAAKDLEAAEKNLAAVTGRVDATEEEIAAAQAAVTTAQNKANAAAQAAASAQTKADSAYTFADQAKKAAATAQTSADGKNTVFYQTAQPPTTGRKTGDTWFDTDDGNRIYRWDGSKWTAAPFGTNAIANAAITNALIANLDAGKITTGNLAAARIGAESITAEKLAAGSVIAGKLAANAVTASTIATGAINADKLAANSVIAGKIAANAVTAGTIAAGSVNADKLAAGAVTADKLAVGAVTADKIVANAITTAKIAAKAVTANEIAAGTITAAQIAANAITATQLAAGAVTAAKIAAGQITADKIAAGAITVDKFYGTAITSKNYVANSAGMKINLANGTIDTKNFKVDSAGNVAMTGTLTMQGAQSMTVKNASASLVGTVAFKAVSGQTWSPGALNVLGKDLLHLAAGDASTTKAFVEGYVGGYNLFEMGREGSNYGVWMGTSAAARIGVSNAQSPQVYAEGCTKIVNFTVASGFSKPSGELNNIVYNSMGKFCLLSFSLTGNVAAGTHTKILTVPAGYRPPGLIFSAGVGGVYGWFQIKLQADGGLYVWHPSGMTSFRGTILYYL from the coding sequence ATGCCGGGTTTACAAAAAATAACCAGCGTTCGCTTTTTTAACAAAGACTTGGAGATGATTGGCGAGGTAAGAAATTATACCTCGCTTATTTTTATACGTCGTTGGGAGACTTTTGGGGAATTTGAGCTTCATACTAAAATACAACGACCCGATCTGTTTCAGCAAGGCAATTATATCATGCTGGACAACGACCCTTATCGCAGCGGCATAATTTTAGAACATAATGACGACACAGATGGATATGGGGTCAACAGCCTTGAAGACATCACAATAAAAGGTTTTTCGCTTTTATACAAACTTTTCGGACGGTGGACAATTCCTCCCCCAGCCAACAACGGCTATTATATTTGGAACAGTAAACCTGTTGAGGATATTATGTATGATCTTGTTCGGGATTCAGCAGTAAACCCGACAAATAACAAGAGAAAAATTCCACATCTTGTTTTAGGAGAAAATAAGCACCGAGGCGAAAAATTAACGTATCAGAGCCGACTAAAACGTGTTTCTGATGAACTAAATGCGCTGTCCCTTCAATCCGGTCTTGGCATTAGTGTTAAATTAGATGCTGAAAATAAGTTGCTTGTTTTTGAAGTTTTAGATGGAATTGACCGAAGTTATGCGGAAGATAATCCAAATAGTTATGTGTTTTCAAAGAAAAACAGGCGAGTAACCAAAAGAAAGTATAGCTATACCGCAAAAGGAATGGCCAACATGGCCTACGTTGCCGGGCAGGGAGACGGTGAAGAGCGGGAAATTGAAACGATCAATGATGATCTAACCGGGGATGACCGATGGGAAACATACATTGATGCAAGAGACGTCGAAAAGGAATCAGAAGAATCGGAGAGCAACACCACTCTGGCAGATAGAGGGCGTGTTAAACTTGCTGAAATGTCCGCGGCTGAAAGCTACGAGTTTGAGGCCAACCCGATCGATTACCGTGAGCTTTGGGATTTGGGGGATATTTGCACCTTTTATGATCCTGAAAATGGCGGCTATATGCTTTTTGAGATTGTTACGGAGATACGGGAGGTTTATGAAGGAGATGCAGTTACGGTTCAACCAACCTTTGGTCATACATCTGCCAGCATAAGTCAGAGTATTTCTGCTGCGAACAGTAGCGGCACTACAGAACGGGCTGGGCTTTCAGCTAAATTTAAAGTAATCTTTACAGAGTATGCAGAGATTCAAACGCTTGTGGCAAATAAAGCGGACATCAAAGACCTGACCGCCATCACCGCCACCGTTGAAACCCTGCGAGCCAAAACCGCAGAAATCCAGGTGCTGGTGGCAGACAAAGCCAGCATCGGCGATCTGAATGCCGCTACGGCCCGGATTACCGAGCTGGAAACTGACACAGCCGATATTCGAAAAGCCATCATTGACGTGGCCCATATCGGGGACCTGACCGCCATCACGGCGGATATTACAAACCTGAAAGCCGGTATCGCTGACATTGACACGGCCATGATCGGCAAGGCAGACATTGACCTTGCCAACATTAAGAATGGCTGTATTACCACCGCGATGATCGGCACAGGGGTCATCGGTACGACACAGATTGCAGACGGTAGTATTACCGATGCGAAAATCGTAGGTTTAACAGCGAATAAGATCACCGCCGGGCGGCTGGACGCTGCCCAGATCGAGGTTGTGAACCTGAATGCGGCGAATATCACCGTCGGCACCATCAACGGGGTGCAGATCGCCCCTGGGGCCATCACAGGGGATAAGCTGGCGCAGCAGGTCAACGATCAGATCACAGGGGCGGCTAGTGCCGCACAGCAGGCCCAAACCACCGCTGACGGCAAGAACAAGATTTACTATCAGAACACCCAGCCCGGACTTACGGGCAACAAGAAAGGCGATACCTGGTTTGATACAGCAAACGGCTATAAGGCCTATGTTTGGGACGGGACAAAATGGTCTGCCAGTCCTTTTGGCTCGGGCGCCCTGTCGGATGCCGTAAACAGCAGTATCACGACGGCAGGCAGCAACGCCAGTACCGCCTTAGCCAATGCGGCGGCAGCCAAAACCGCAGCCGATCAGGCCGCGAAGGATGCACAGACAGCACAGAGCAATGCCAACGCGGCAAAGACAGCCTCAGACCAGGCCGCAAAAGACCTGGAAGCCGCTGAAAAAAATCTGGCAGCGGTTACCGGCAGAGTGGATGCCACAGAGGAAGAAATCGCCGCCGCCCAAGCCGCCGTTACGACAGCCCAGAACAAGGCCAATGCAGCAGCTCAAGCAGCCGCTTCGGCCCAGACCAAAGCCGACAGCGCCTATACGTTTGCGGATCAGGCGAAAAAGGCAGCGGCCACCGCCCAGACCAGCGCGGATGGCAAAAATACCGTCTTCTACCAGACCGCACAGCCACCGACCACCGGAAGAAAAACAGGAGACACCTGGTTTGATACCGATGATGGAAACAGGATTTACCGTTGGGATGGCAGTAAGTGGACAGCCGCGCCATTTGGCACAAACGCCATTGCGAATGCGGCCATAACCAACGCTCTGATCGCGAACTTAGACGCGGGCAAGATCACAACGGGCAACTTAGCGGCGGCAAGAATCGGCGCTGAAAGCATAACAGCCGAAAAACTGGCGGCGGGGTCGGTCATTGCTGGCAAGCTCGCAGCCAACGCGGTGACAGCTTCGACCATTGCCACAGGCGCGATCAATGCAGACAAACTGGCAGCTAACTCGGTTATCGCTGGCAAAATTGCCGCCAATGCGGTTACAGCAGGCACTATTGCCGCGGGTTCGGTCAACGCGGATAAACTGGCGGCGGGCGCAGTGACAGCGGATAAGTTGGCGGTGGGTGCTGTCACGGCCGATAAGATTGTCGCCAATGCCATCACGACAGCTAAAATCGCTGCGAAAGCCGTCACGGCCAATGAGATTGCAGCAGGTACCATCACCGCAGCCCAGATCGCAGCCAACGCCATCACAGCGACACAGCTGGCAGCTGGCGCAGTGACCGCAGCCAAAATCGCAGCAGGACAAATCACCGCGGACAAAATCGCAGCAGGGGCCATTACCGTAGACAAGTTCTATGGTACGGCCATTACATCCAAAAACTACGTTGCCAACAGCGCCGGGATGAAAATCAACCTAGCGAATGGCACGATTGACACCAAGAATTTCAAGGTAGACAGTGCCGGAAACGTTGCAATGACCGGGACGCTGACCATGCAGGGCGCGCAGTCCATGACCGTTAAAAACGCTTCAGCATCGCTCGTCGGGACCGTGGCTTTTAAAGCCGTCAGTGGCCAGACATGGAGTCCAGGGGCGTTAAATGTGCTTGGGAAAGACCTCCTGCACCTGGCAGCTGGGGACGCCTCCACAACAAAGGCTTTTGTCGAAGGCTATGTGGGCGGTTATAATCTGTTTGAGATGGGGCGGGAAGGCAGCAATTATGGCGTGTGGATGGGAACCAGTGCCGCCGCTAGAATTGGCGTGAGCAATGCGCAGTCCCCACAGGTTTATGCCGAGGGATGTACAAAAATTGTGAATTTCACCGTAGCCAGCGGGTTTTCAAAGCCATCCGGTGAACTGAACAACATTGTTTATAACAGCATGGGTAAATTTTGTCTGTTAAGCTTCTCGCTTACCGGCAATGTTGCCGCAGGCACACATACTAAAATATTGACCGTTCCAGCGGGCTATCGTCCACCGGGTCTAATTTTTTCAGCTGGCGTCGGTGGTGTCTATGGATGGTTCCAAATCAAGCTTCAAGCCGATGGTGGTTTATACGTATGGCACCCAAGCGGAATGACCTCATTCAGAGGAACGATTTTATATTATTTATAA
- a CDS encoding patatin-like phospholipase family protein has translation MKEYGLVLSGGGTKGAFEIGVWQALREMNIHTPCVIGTSVGALNAAVIAQNDFDKALDFWSNLTINQVLNLNTHMTNKYVEQWSKTSFDFFRLSFLNDLFHGGFDITPLRENLQKLISEEAIRKSSIRLGLVTVRLNTLSPIKLMIEDIPEGQLLDYLLASAAFPVFQKQEIDGTTYLDGGFYDNVPINFMAENGYNDIISVEFPALGVKQKIKNKDINLKVINNSEYLGMTLEFDQKTILNNITMGHLDCLKTFKVARGKFYYFDMSRQRKLYDRLDRFIGTPLQDKISREKVAHLLSIPADSDKPSILAAINAIIRSTNYPEDEPLLMTLLEIAGKSLGVKRMEYYTMDQFLPALLNALNALTKANLSLIKKESTIKDAFKDCPIDYKPTTILDFITFYVLFVGARQDMPLFRLNALIKKFTPEFVLSILLLIYIHQMIKTPT, from the coding sequence ATGAAAGAATATGGTTTAGTCCTTAGCGGCGGCGGAACAAAAGGTGCTTTCGAAATTGGCGTATGGCAGGCTCTTCGTGAAATGAACATTCATACTCCTTGTGTGATCGGAACCTCTGTAGGCGCTTTAAACGCTGCGGTTATCGCCCAAAATGACTTTGACAAGGCGCTTGACTTCTGGTCAAATCTGACCATTAATCAAGTCCTTAATCTCAATACGCATATGACCAATAAATATGTTGAGCAATGGTCTAAAACCAGTTTTGACTTTTTTAGATTATCTTTTTTAAATGATTTGTTTCATGGTGGGTTTGATATTACGCCCTTACGCGAAAACCTTCAAAAACTTATATCAGAAGAGGCCATTCGCAAATCCTCAATACGTCTCGGGCTTGTAACGGTTCGTTTGAATACACTCTCCCCAATCAAATTAATGATTGAGGACATTCCCGAGGGACAATTGCTTGACTATTTGCTTGCCAGCGCTGCCTTTCCGGTTTTTCAGAAACAGGAAATTGACGGCACTACTTATCTTGACGGTGGATTTTATGATAATGTCCCCATAAATTTTATGGCCGAAAATGGCTATAATGACATTATTTCTGTTGAATTTCCAGCTCTCGGCGTTAAACAGAAAATTAAAAACAAAGATATCAATCTCAAGGTCATCAATAATTCCGAATATCTTGGCATGACGCTTGAATTTGATCAAAAAACGATCCTGAACAATATTACAATGGGACATCTCGACTGTTTGAAGACTTTTAAAGTGGCAAGAGGAAAATTTTATTACTTTGATATGAGCCGCCAGCGAAAGCTCTATGACCGGCTTGACCGCTTTATCGGAACACCTCTACAGGACAAAATTTCCCGTGAAAAGGTAGCTCATCTGCTCAGCATCCCTGCCGATTCAGATAAACCTTCAATTTTGGCAGCTATTAATGCTATTATTCGAAGCACAAATTACCCTGAGGATGAACCGCTTCTGATGACATTATTAGAAATTGCTGGTAAATCACTCGGTGTAAAAAGAATGGAATACTACACAATGGATCAATTCCTGCCAGCCTTACTCAATGCTTTGAACGCTTTGACCAAAGCCAATCTATCATTGATTAAAAAAGAAAGCACCATTAAAGATGCTTTTAAAGATTGTCCCATTGATTACAAACCAACAACCATTCTTGATTTTATTACTTTCTATGTTTTATTTGTGGGTGCAAGACAGGATATGCCCCTTTTCCGTTTAAATGCTTTAATTAAAAAATTCACTCCAGAATTTGTGCTCTCAATTTTGCTGTTGATTTATATCCATCAAATGATAAAAACACCAACCTAA